The Hymenobacter chitinivorans DSM 11115 genome segment AAGGCTACTTCACCCTGCGCGTGGGCGACCAGACCCGGCGCTTCCGCTACGCTGCTCCGGCCGCTGCTACCACTGCCCCGCTCGGGCAGAAGGGCAGTGGTTCCCAACCCTAAAATTGTCGGCCCCGGCCGGCGCATGTTTGGCCCGGGTGCTTTAGTTGTTTTTGCTCTCCACTTCCAATTCCTACCCTCATGAATGCAAATAATTACCCGCATTTCCTGCGGCGGGCTTTGCTTCTGGCTTCGCTAGGGCTGCCTACGCTGGCTGCCCCGGCCCTGGCCGGTTCTCCCGCCCTGCCGCTGCCCATTGCCGGGCGCCCCACGCTGGCCGATATTCAGGTATCGGGCCGGGTGACCCAGAGCTCGGGGGAGCCCCTACCGGGCGTAACCGTGCTGGTGAAAGGCACTACCATCGGTACTTCCACTAACTCGGATGGCACCTTTGTGCTGAACGTGCCGGAAAACAGCACGCTGGTGTTCAGCTACGTAGGCTATCTGCGCCAGGAAGTGGCCGTGACCAGCAGCAACAGCGGCAATCTGGCCGTGACGCTCAACGACGACCTGAAAGCCCTGAATGAAGTAGTCGTAGTGGGCTACGGTACCCAGGAGCGGACCAGCGTAACGGGCGCCGTGTCGTCGGTTTCGGCCCGTGAAATTGCCACCCAGCCGGTGGCCGATGCTACCCAAGCCCTGCAGGGCCGGGCGGCTGGGGTTACAGTTACATCCAACGGCGGTGCGCCGGGCGGTGCAGCGGGTACCTCTATCCGGGTGCGGGGCATTACCTCGGCCGGCAATAACAACCCGCTCTACGTCGTCGACGGCTTTCCGCTGCCCGAAGGAGGGGAGAACCAGCTGAATGCCATCAGCCCCAACGACATTGAAACCATTGACATCCTGAAGGACGCCTCGGCCACGGCCATTTACGGGGTGCGGGCCGCCAACGGCGTGGTTATCATTACCACTAAGCGGGGCAAGGCCGGCGTGTCAACTATCAACCTGGACGCCTACCGCGGCGTGCAGCAGGTGTGGCGCAAGCTGGATCTGCTTTCGGCTAAGGAATACGCCATCATCAACAACGAAAACCGCATTGCCGGTGGCGAGCGAATCGTGGTGGACCGGCTGCGCAACCCCGACGCCCTGGGCGAGGGCACCGACTGGCAGGACGAGGTATTCCGCCGGGCGGCCATTCAGAATTATGCCCTCTCGGCTACCGGCGGCAGCGACAAGGCCCGCTTTGCCGTGTCGGGTAGCTACTTCCAGCAGGATGGTACCGTAGTTGGCTCCCACTTCGAGCGCTACACGCTGCGGGCCAACGGCGACCTGCAGATGAACAAGATTCTGAAGCTGGGCAGCAATATCTCGCTCACTCACCTGAACGACCGGCAGATTCCCTCGGGCGGTGGCACGGAAGGCTCCCGCAACGGCGAATACGGCACGATTCAACAGGCCATCCGCATTCCATCCATCATCCCGTTGTACCGCCCCGATGGCTACTACTATGAGCCCCGCGGCGCCCAGGACAACTTTGTGGAGGAAAATCCCCTGGCTTCGGCGACCCTCGCCAACCAGAAGTTTTCCCGCAACCGCGGCCTGACGACTTTCTTCGCCGAACTAGAGCCGCTAAAAGGATTACGCTGGCGGACCAACGTGGGCGCCGACTTGATTTTTGACAACTACAACGCCTTCCGGCCCGGGGTACCCGAGCTGAAAGTAGGTGACGAAACCTACTCCACGCGCTACGGGCAGGCCACGGCCGGCGGCTCGGCCACCTCGAACTACAATCAGAGCTACCTGATTGAAAACACGCTGACCTACGACCACCTCTTTGCCGACCGCCACCAAGTGACGGTGTTGCTGGGGCAGTCGGGGCAGATTATTGACCAGCAGGACGTGGGAGCTTACCGCACCGGCTACCTGCGCAACGACCTGCAGACGATTAACTCGGGGCCGGTAAACACCCAGATTTCCAACTCCGGCAACATTCAGCCCCGGCAGAAACTGGCCAGCTACTTCGGTCGTCTCAACTATGAGTTTGCCGGTAAGTACCTCTTCCAGGCCATTATGCGCTACGACGGGGTGAGCAACTTCGAGCCCGGCAAAAAATTTGGCTTCTTCCCGGGCGTGTCGGCTGGCTGGCGCATTTCGGAAGAAGAGTTTTTGAAAGACAACCGCGCCATCAGCAACCTGAAGCTGCGCGCCGGCTACGGCAAAGTGGGTAACCCCAACAACGCCGGCCGCTTTGCCTACCTGTTTGCCATCAACTCGGGCATTCAGTATCCCTTCGGGCCCAACGGCACCATTCAGACCGGCGCCGCTCCTACCCGCCTGCCCAACTACGACCTGCGCTGGGAAACCAACAACCAGACGAACATTGGCTTGGATTTCGGCTTCCTCGACAACCGCTTCGAGGCTACCGTGGACCTCTACAACCGCAGCTCGCCCAACCTGATTGCGCCCGTGCCGGTGTCGTTGGTATCGGGTACGTATGAGCCCGTTAACCGCAACGCGGCTTCGGCCTACAACCGCGGCGTCGACTTCTCGTTCACCTCGCACAACCTGCGCGGCAGCGGCTCGGCCCTGAACTGGACCACGACCCTAAACGTGTCGGCCTACAAGACCAAGCTCGAGTCGCTGGGCGAGGGCAAGCCCTACGACGGCCTGAGCGTACTCAGCGGCGTGATTGTGCGCTACGACCAGAACCAGGCTTTCGGCGCCTTCTACGGCCTGGTGGCCGATGGCATCTTCCAAACCCAGGAAGAAGTGAAAAACCACGCCACCCAGACGGCCGGCGACAACCCGGCCAAGAGCACGGCCCCCGGCGACATCCGCTTCAAGGACCTCAACAACGACGGCGTCATCAACGCCAGCGACCGGACCTTTATCGGCAACCCCAACCCCGACTTCACTTACGGCCTGAATAACACGCTGAGCTGGCAGGGTTTTGATTTCAACATGTTCCTGCAAGGCTCGCAGGGCAACGACATCTACAACCAGAACCGCTACATCCTGGAAAGCGCCCTGTATGGCAACAGCAACGGCAGCCGCCGGGTACTGGGCCGCTGGACCGGCCCCGGCACCAGCAACGACGTGCCCCGCGCCGTAGCCGGCGACCCGAACGGCAACCTGCGCGTGAGCAGCTACTACGTGGAAGACGGCTCCTACATGCGCATCAAAACCCTGACCCTGGGCTACACGCTGCCCCAGAGCATCATGAGCCGCATTGCGGCCAAGCAGCTGCGCGTGTACGTGAGCGGCCAGAACTTGCTGACCCTGACCAAGTACAGCGGCTACGACCCCGAAGTAGGTTCCCGTGGCGTCGACCTGGGCGTGTACCCTCAGTCGCGCGTATTCCTGGCCGGCCTCAACATCGGCTTCTAATCTCCTAACCACCCTCCGATTATGTCAACCTTCACTAAGTATTCCGGCGGCGCCCTGCTTTTGAGCCTGGGCCTGCTCACCAGTTGCGGGGAGAAGTTTCTGGAAGAAACCCCGACCGACCAGGTAACCGACGCCAACTTCTATAAAACCACCACCGACGCCATTCAGGCCACCAACGCTATTTACAGCGAGTTGGGCAAGGCCGGGCAGTACAACTCCGCCCTCTGGGGAATCGGCGACATCGGCTCGGACCTGTCGACCACCGGCGGCGGTGGTGGCGGCGACGGCCTGGAGCAGCAGCAGCTCGACAACTTCAACATTCCCACGACCAACACCCTGACTACCCGCCTGTGGGGTAGCTGCTACGTGGGCATTGGCCGGGCTAACATCGTGCTGGAAAAAGTGCCCGGCATGAGCATCGACCCCGCCGTCCAGACGCGCAGCCTGGGCGAGGCCGAGTTTCTGCGGGCCAAGTACTACTTCGACCTGGTGCGGGCCTTCGGCGACGTACCGCTGCTAACCAAGCCGCCCAAAACGACGGCCGAAGTCAACATTGCCCGCACGCCCGCCAGCCAGGTGTACGCTCAGATTGAGGCCGACCTGAAAGATGCCATTACCAAGCTGCCCGCCTCCTACTCCGGCGACGACAT includes the following:
- a CDS encoding SusC/RagA family TonB-linked outer membrane protein, encoding MNANNYPHFLRRALLLASLGLPTLAAPALAGSPALPLPIAGRPTLADIQVSGRVTQSSGEPLPGVTVLVKGTTIGTSTNSDGTFVLNVPENSTLVFSYVGYLRQEVAVTSSNSGNLAVTLNDDLKALNEVVVVGYGTQERTSVTGAVSSVSAREIATQPVADATQALQGRAAGVTVTSNGGAPGGAAGTSIRVRGITSAGNNNPLYVVDGFPLPEGGENQLNAISPNDIETIDILKDASATAIYGVRAANGVVIITTKRGKAGVSTINLDAYRGVQQVWRKLDLLSAKEYAIINNENRIAGGERIVVDRLRNPDALGEGTDWQDEVFRRAAIQNYALSATGGSDKARFAVSGSYFQQDGTVVGSHFERYTLRANGDLQMNKILKLGSNISLTHLNDRQIPSGGGTEGSRNGEYGTIQQAIRIPSIIPLYRPDGYYYEPRGAQDNFVEENPLASATLANQKFSRNRGLTTFFAELEPLKGLRWRTNVGADLIFDNYNAFRPGVPELKVGDETYSTRYGQATAGGSATSNYNQSYLIENTLTYDHLFADRHQVTVLLGQSGQIIDQQDVGAYRTGYLRNDLQTINSGPVNTQISNSGNIQPRQKLASYFGRLNYEFAGKYLFQAIMRYDGVSNFEPGKKFGFFPGVSAGWRISEEEFLKDNRAISNLKLRAGYGKVGNPNNAGRFAYLFAINSGIQYPFGPNGTIQTGAAPTRLPNYDLRWETNNQTNIGLDFGFLDNRFEATVDLYNRSSPNLIAPVPVSLVSGTYEPVNRNAASAYNRGVDFSFTSHNLRGSGSALNWTTTLNVSAYKTKLESLGEGKPYDGLSVLSGVIVRYDQNQAFGAFYGLVADGIFQTQEEVKNHATQTAGDNPAKSTAPGDIRFKDLNNDGVINASDRTFIGNPNPDFTYGLNNTLSWQGFDFNMFLQGSQGNDIYNQNRYILESALYGNSNGSRRVLGRWTGPGTSNDVPRAVAGDPNGNLRVSSYYVEDGSYMRIKTLTLGYTLPQSIMSRIAAKQLRVYVSGQNLLTLTKYSGYDPEVGSRGVDLGVYPQSRVFLAGLNIGF